One Xenopus tropicalis strain Nigerian chromosome 8, UCB_Xtro_10.0, whole genome shotgun sequence genomic window carries:
- the polr3c gene encoding DNA-directed RNA polymerase III subunit RPC3, which produces MSAVESKLCSLLLQEHYGEIVDRVGTFLIRTGNQPLRVIANETGTSLDQVKKALCVLIQHNLVTYQLNKRGFVEYKAHVDRFLRILRYPRYIYTAKTLYGDTGELIVEELLLNGKMTLSAAVKKVADRLTETMEDSKSMEYSEVSATFTHLADTHFVQRCPTVQEKDATEGRPPLAPTLQMNEKEMYIVPKLNMTGRGKRRRSSDDDDGGSQAKRPKKEAEDSQDDGVYWQVNTERFHQHFRDQAIISAVSNKMDQTSSEIVRTMLRMSEVTTSSSAAYTQPLSSNEIFRSLPTGYNISKQVLDQYLTLLADDPLEYVGRSGDSGGGMFVINLHKAVASLATATLESLVQERFGSRCARIFRLLLRKRHLEQKQVEDFAMVPAKEAKEMLYKMLSQNLVSLQEIPKTPDHAPSRTFYLYTVNTLPCARMLLQRCYKTVANLIERRQYDTKENKRLLEKSQRIEAIIASMQATGAEEGQLQEIEEMITAPERQQLESLKRNVNKLDASEIQVDETIFILESYINSTKTKAG; this is translated from the exons ATGAGTGCGGTTGAGAGCAAGCTGTGCTCCCTGCTGCTGCAGGAACATTACGGGGAGATTGTGGACCGAGTGGGGACCTTTCTGATACGGACGGGCAACCAGCCGCTGAGAGTGATCGCCAACGAGACAGGGACGTCATTGGATCAG GTGAAGAAAGCCCTTTGTGTCCTGATACAGCACAACCTGGTGACCTACCAGCTGAACAAACGCGGCTTTGTCGAGTACAAGGCCCACGTCGACCGCTTCCTGCGCATACTGCGCTACCCGCGCTACATCTACACGGCAAAGACCTTGTACGGGGACACGGGGGAGCTGATTGTGGAGGAGCTGCTGCTCAATGGCAAAATGACACTAAGCGCCGCAGTAAAGAAAGTGGCCGACAGACTGACCGAGACCATGGAAG ACAGCAAGAGCATGGAGTACAGTGAGGTTTCTGCCACCTTTACCCACCTGGCAGATACACACTTTGTGCAGCGGTGCCCGACTGTGCAGGAGAAGGATGCCACGGAGGGCCGCCCACCACTTGCCCCAACCCTGCAGATGAATGAGAAGGAAATGTACATCGTCCCTAAGCTAAATATGACAG GCAGGGGCAAACGCCGCAGATCATCTGATGATGACGATGGAGGCAGTCAGGCCAAGAGACCAAAAAAGGAAGCAGAG GATAGCCAAGATGATGGCGTCTACTGGCAAGTCAACACGGAGCGGTTCCACCAGCACTTCCGGGACCAGGCTATTATCAGCGCTGTTTCCAATAAAATGGACCAG ACCAGCAGTGAGATAGTCCGGACCATGCTGAGAATGAGCGAGGTCACCACTTCATCCAGTGCGGCATACACTCAGCCGCTGTCATCCAATGAG atCTTCAGGTCGCTCCCTACAGGCTACAATATCTCCAAACAAGTTCTGGATCAGTATCTGACCCTGCTAGCGGATGATCCG ctGGAGTATGTTGGACGGTCTGGTGACAGCGGCGGGGGGATGTTTGTCATCA ATCTGCACAAAGCGGTCGCTTCCTTGGCCACAGCGACGCTGGAATCGCTCGTACAGGAGAG GTTCGGCTCGCGCTGCGCCAGAATTTTCCGCCTCCTCCTTCGCAAGAGGCACCTGGAGCAGAAGCAAGTGGAAGATTTTGCTATGGTTCCAGCCAAAGAGGCCAAGGAAATGCTGTACAAAATGCTCTCTCAGAATCTGGTGTCCCTGCAG GAGATTCCAAAGACACCAGATCATGCCCCTTCTAGAACATTCTACCTGTACACCGTCAACACCCTTCCCTGTGCTCGGATGTTACTTCAGAGATGTTACAAG ACTGTGGCCAACCTGATAGAGCGCCGGCAGTACGACACCAAGGAGAACAA GCGCTTGCTGGAGAAATCCCAAAGAATAGAAGCCATCATTGCCTCCATGCAAGCTACGGGGGCTGAAGAGGGCCAATTGCAAGAGATCGAGGAGATGATCACGGCCCCTGAGCGGCAGCAGCTCGAGAGCTTGAAACGCAACGTCAATAA GTTGGATGCCAGCGAAATCCAGGTGGACGAGACCATCTTCATTTTGGAATCCTACATTAACAGCACCAAGACCAAAGCCGGATGA
- the nudt17 gene encoding nucleoside diphosphate-linked moiety X motif 17 isoform X2 yields the protein MESAKRVLVCLTKENSLLQCAKFVQGITGQYSANNGDKALIHCGLDRNQFVISDRQFPSSAPVQLQRPSFCPIKNLSPTQAAALPGEIRNRGVDVGVAVLVQSVNKKVLLTRRSKSLNIFPNVWVPPGGHVEPGEQSAFPPLLSQGLPSRHHIVTYLLVQSNQTHQQLQERLCPDEREVSACVWLDTEIAKCIVAAEDDAKDSGKPQGPAPATIRVSELINGSLSQSDRSMATFLSTAPKEGEAVERISTGTKYALSLWLETLPKAPSREHE from the exons ATGGAGTCTGCGAAACGCGTGCTGGTCTGTCTGACCAAAGAGAACTCCCTGCTGCAGTGCGCTAAGTTTGTGCAG GGGATCACTGGGCAATACTCCGCCAATAATGGGGACAAAGCGCTCATTCACTGCGGCCTGGACAGGAACCAGTTTGTAATATCGGACCGCCAGTTCCCCAGCTCGGCACCAGTGCAGCTGCAG AGACCGTCGTTCTGCCCCATCAAGAACCTGAGCCCCACACAGGCAGCGGCCCTCCCCGGGGAGATCCGGAACCGAGGGGTAGACGTCGGGGTGGCTGTGCTGGTCCAGTCAGTCAATAAGAAGGTTCTGCTCACCAGGAGATCCAAGAGCCTGAATATCTTCCCTAATGTCTGGGTCCCCCCAG GGGGGCACGTGGAGCCGGGAGAGCAG TCGGCGTTCCCTCCACTGCTCAGCCAGGGCCTGCCCTCCCGCCACCATATTGTCACTTACCTGCTGGTTCAGTCCAATCAGACCCATCAGCAGCTGCAG GAGAGGCTGTGCCCAGACGAGAGGGAGGTGAGCGCGTGTGTATGGCTGGATACAGAGATAGCCAAGTGTATTGTTGCTGCTGAGGATgatgcaaaggattctgggaagcCACAAGGCCCCGCCCCTGCCACTATCAG GGTCTCTGAATTAATAAACGGCTCCCTGAGCCAATCAGATCGCAGCATGGCCACATTCCTGAGCACAGCGCCAAAAGAAGGGGAGGCCGTAGAACGGATCAGCACCGGTACCAAATACGCCCTCAGCCTGTGGCTGGAGACCCTGCCCAAGGCCCCTTCCCGGGAACATGAATAG
- the nudt17 gene encoding nucleoside diphosphate-linked moiety X motif 17 isoform X3 gives MESAKRVLVCLTKENSLLQCAKFVQGITGQYSANNGDKALIHCGLDRNQFVISDRQFPSSAPVQLQRPSFCPIKNLSPTQAAALPGEIRNRGVDVGVAVLVQSVNKKVLLTRRSKSLNIFPNVWVPPGGHVEPGEQLLEAGLRELREETGLRLQGVPWCMLGLWEERLCPDEREVSACVWLDTEIAKCIVAAEDDAKDSGKPQGPAPATIRVSELINGSLSQSDRSMATFLSTAPKEGEAVERISTGTKYALSLWLETLPKAPSREHE, from the exons ATGGAGTCTGCGAAACGCGTGCTGGTCTGTCTGACCAAAGAGAACTCCCTGCTGCAGTGCGCTAAGTTTGTGCAG GGGATCACTGGGCAATACTCCGCCAATAATGGGGACAAAGCGCTCATTCACTGCGGCCTGGACAGGAACCAGTTTGTAATATCGGACCGCCAGTTCCCCAGCTCGGCACCAGTGCAGCTGCAG AGACCGTCGTTCTGCCCCATCAAGAACCTGAGCCCCACACAGGCAGCGGCCCTCCCCGGGGAGATCCGGAACCGAGGGGTAGACGTCGGGGTGGCTGTGCTGGTCCAGTCAGTCAATAAGAAGGTTCTGCTCACCAGGAGATCCAAGAGCCTGAATATCTTCCCTAATGTCTGGGTCCCCCCAG GGGGGCACGTGGAGCCGGGAGAGCAG CTACTGGAAGCCGGACTGCGGGAGCTCCGGGAGGAAACTGGCCTGCGGTTACAGGGAGTGccctggtgcatgctgggattgtGGGAG GAGAGGCTGTGCCCAGACGAGAGGGAGGTGAGCGCGTGTGTATGGCTGGATACAGAGATAGCCAAGTGTATTGTTGCTGCTGAGGATgatgcaaaggattctgggaagcCACAAGGCCCCGCCCCTGCCACTATCAG GGTCTCTGAATTAATAAACGGCTCCCTGAGCCAATCAGATCGCAGCATGGCCACATTCCTGAGCACAGCGCCAAAAGAAGGGGAGGCCGTAGAACGGATCAGCACCGGTACCAAATACGCCCTCAGCCTGTGGCTGGAGACCCTGCCCAAGGCCCCTTCCCGGGAACATGAATAG
- the nudt17 gene encoding nucleoside diphosphate-linked moiety X motif 17 isoform X1: MESAKRVLVCLTKENSLLQCAKFVQGITGQYSANNGDKALIHCGLDRNQFVISDRQFPSSAPVQLQRPSFCPIKNLSPTQAAALPGEIRNRGVDVGVAVLVQSVNKKVLLTRRSKSLNIFPNVWVPPGGHVEPGEQLLEAGLRELREETGLRLQGVPWCMLGLWESAFPPLLSQGLPSRHHIVTYLLVQSNQTHQQLQERLCPDEREVSACVWLDTEIAKCIVAAEDDAKDSGKPQGPAPATIRVSELINGSLSQSDRSMATFLSTAPKEGEAVERISTGTKYALSLWLETLPKAPSREHE, encoded by the exons ATGGAGTCTGCGAAACGCGTGCTGGTCTGTCTGACCAAAGAGAACTCCCTGCTGCAGTGCGCTAAGTTTGTGCAG GGGATCACTGGGCAATACTCCGCCAATAATGGGGACAAAGCGCTCATTCACTGCGGCCTGGACAGGAACCAGTTTGTAATATCGGACCGCCAGTTCCCCAGCTCGGCACCAGTGCAGCTGCAG AGACCGTCGTTCTGCCCCATCAAGAACCTGAGCCCCACACAGGCAGCGGCCCTCCCCGGGGAGATCCGGAACCGAGGGGTAGACGTCGGGGTGGCTGTGCTGGTCCAGTCAGTCAATAAGAAGGTTCTGCTCACCAGGAGATCCAAGAGCCTGAATATCTTCCCTAATGTCTGGGTCCCCCCAG GGGGGCACGTGGAGCCGGGAGAGCAG CTACTGGAAGCCGGACTGCGGGAGCTCCGGGAGGAAACTGGCCTGCGGTTACAGGGAGTGccctggtgcatgctgggattgtGGGAG TCGGCGTTCCCTCCACTGCTCAGCCAGGGCCTGCCCTCCCGCCACCATATTGTCACTTACCTGCTGGTTCAGTCCAATCAGACCCATCAGCAGCTGCAG GAGAGGCTGTGCCCAGACGAGAGGGAGGTGAGCGCGTGTGTATGGCTGGATACAGAGATAGCCAAGTGTATTGTTGCTGCTGAGGATgatgcaaaggattctgggaagcCACAAGGCCCCGCCCCTGCCACTATCAG GGTCTCTGAATTAATAAACGGCTCCCTGAGCCAATCAGATCGCAGCATGGCCACATTCCTGAGCACAGCGCCAAAAGAAGGGGAGGCCGTAGAACGGATCAGCACCGGTACCAAATACGCCCTCAGCCTGTGGCTGGAGACCCTGCCCAAGGCCCCTTCCCGGGAACATGAATAG
- the pias3 gene encoding E3 SUMO-protein ligase PIAS3 isoform X1 codes for MVMSFRVSELQVLLGFAGWNKSGRKHELLTRALHLVRPGCSPAIQMKIKELYRRRFPRKVISSTDLTMLHMQGGALPSANSLAQGAVCHMGYDTSASSPTVSSSMLPPVPMLGPKHETDLSHLTPPIHPVHPDVKMKRLPFYDVYDELIKPTTLASTNSQRFEEAHFNFALTPQQVHQILSSRDILPGAKCDYTVQVQLRFCLCETSCPQEDYFPPNLFVKVNQKLCPLPGYLPPTKNGAEPKRPNRPINITPLIRLTSTVPNTIVVNWSSEFGRNYSLSVYLVKQLTSVTLLQKLRAKGIRNPDHSRALIKEKLTADPDSEIATTSLRVSLMCPLGKMRLTVPCRAITCTHLQCFDAALYLQMNEKKPTWTCPVCDKKAPYDMLIIDGLFMDILNSCTDCDEIQFMEDGSWCPMRPKKEKQDICQPSPYGGIEASGIYSMTPELKHSAEAKKKVEVIDLTLDSSSDEEEPPSKKQCPVTSAAIPSATGPKGVISVDHQPSSVLRSPPMATIGSDYLSSLPLPDYHRSYPVPPDIQGLDLFSFLQADSTHYSPSVITSLDEQDALSHFFQYRAPPGHYMSPLTQTITGSHATPSGASRISSIVSTSSLRESHSHNTSQSASSALPGCRPDIISLD; via the exons ATGGTTATGAGCTTTCGGGTGTCGGAGCTGCAGGTTCTGTTGGGATTCGCTGGCTGGAATAAGAGCGGCCGGAAGCACGAGCTCCTCACCAGGGCTCTCCACTTGGTCCGACCCGGCTGCAGCCCGGCCATCCAGATGAAGATCAAAGAGTTGTACCGGAGGAGGTTCCCACGCAAGGTCATCAGCTCCACGGACTTAACCATGTTGCACATGCAGGGGGGGGCTCTGCCCTCTGCCAACTCTCTGGCCCAGGGAGCGGTGTGCCACATGGGCTACGACACCAGCGCTTCCTCCCCCACCGTGTCCTCCTCCATGCTCCCCCCTGTACCCATGCTGGGCCCTAAGCATGAGACTGACCTGTCCCACCTCACCCCCCCCATTCATCCCGTGCACCCCGACGTCAAGATGAAGAGGCTGCCCTTCTATGATGTGTACGACGAGCTGATAAAGCCCACCACTTTGG CTTCCACAAACTCCCAGAGATTTGAAGAGGCGCACTTTAACTTCGCATTAACCCCCCAGCAGGTCCACCAAATCCTCTCCTCTAG GGATATATTGCCTGGAGCAAAGTGTGATTATACAGTCCAAGTGCAGCTAAG GTTCTGCTTGTGTGAGACCAGCTGCCCCCAGGAAGACTATTTCCCCCCCAACCTGTTTGTAAAAGTGAATCAAAAACTGTGCCCCCTGCCT GGGTATTTACCCCCCACAAAGAATGGTGCCGAGCCCAAACGACCGAACAGACCAATCAACATTACGCCGCTCATCCGACTGACATCAACGGTGCCCAACACTATTGTGGTGAACTGGTCGTCCGAGTTTGGCAGG AATTACTCTCTCTCCGTGTACCTGGTTAAACAGCTCACATCCGTCACCTTATTGCAAAAACTCCGAGCAAAGGGCATCCGTAACCCAGACCATTCCAGAGCCTTGA TAAAGGAAAAGCTGACGGCAGATCCCGACAGTGAGATCGCCACCACGAGCCTGCGCGTTTCCCTCATGTGCCCG CTGGGAAAGATGCGCCTGACGGTGCCCTGCAGAGCCATCACCTGCACCCACTTGCAGTGCTTCGACGCGGCGCTCTACCTGCAGATGAACGAGAAGAAGCCGACGTGGACGTGCCCCGTGTGCGACAAGAAGGCGCCGTACGACATGTTGATCATTGATGG CCTCTTCATGGATATCCTCAACTCCTGCACAGACTGCGACGAAATCCAGTTCATGGAAGACGGATCCTGGTGCCCGATGAGACCAAAGAAAGAGAAGCAGGACATTTGCCAGCCGAGCCCATACGGAGGCATCGAGG CCAGTGGCATCTATAGCATGACCCCCGAACTCAAGCACAGCGCAGAGGCCAAGAAGAAGGTGGAGGTGATCGACCTGACTCTGGACAGCTCCTCGGACGAAGAGGAGCCACCGAGCAAGAAGCAGTGCCCCGTTACGTCCGCGGCTATCCCATCGGCCACGGGACCCAAGGG GGTCATCAGCGTTGACCACCAGCCATCGTCCGTATTACGGAGCCCACCCATGGCCACCATAGGCAGCGACTACCTGTCCAGCCTGCCCCTCCCGGATTATCACCGGTCCTACCCTGTCCCACCCGATATCCAAG GGCTGGATCTGTTCTCCTTCCTCCAGGCCGACAGTACG CATTACAGCCCTTCCGTCATCACTTCCCTGGACGAACAGGACGCCCTGAGCCACTTCTTCCAGTACCGGGCACCCCCGGGCCATTACATGAGCCCACTCACCCAGACCATAACGGGGAGCCACGCCACGCCCAGCGGCGCCAGTCGGATCAGTAGCATCGTGTCCACCAGTTCGCTGAGGGAGAGCCACAGTCACAACACGTCGCAGAGCGCCTCCTCGGCGCTACCGGGCTGCCGGCCGGACATCATATCCTTGGACTGA
- the pias3 gene encoding E3 SUMO-protein ligase PIAS3 (The RefSeq protein has 2 substitutions compared to this genomic sequence) has product MVMSFRVSELQVLLGFAGRNKSGRKHELLTKALHLVRPGCSPAIQMKIKELYRRRFPRKVISSTDLTMLHMQGGALPSANSLAQGAVCHMGYDTSASSPTVSSSMLPPVPMLGPKHETDLSHLTPPIHPVHPDVKMKRLPFYDVYDELIKPTTLASTNSQRFEEAHFNFALTPQQVHQILSSRDILPGAKCDYTVQVQLRFCLCETSCPQEDYFPPNLFVKVNQKLCPLPGYLPPTKNGAEPKRPNRPINITPLIRLTSTVPNTIVVNWSSEFGRNYSLSVYLVKQLTSVTLLQKLRAKGIRNPDHSRALIKEKLTADPDSEIATTSLRVSLMCPLGKMRLTVPCRAITCTHLQCFDAALYLQMNEKKPTWTCPVCDKKAPYDMLIIDGLFMDILNSCTDCDEIQFMEDGSWCPMRPKKEKQDICQPSPYGGIEASGIYSMTPELKHSAEAKKKVEVIDLTLDSSSDEEEPPSKKQCPVTSAAIPSATGPKGVISVDHQPSSVLRSPPMATIGSDYLSSLPLPDYHRSYPVPPDIQGLDLFSFLQADSTHYSPSVITSLDEQDALSHFFQYRAPPGHYMSPLTQTITGSHATPSGASRISSIVSTSSLRESHSHNTSQSASSALPGCRPDIISLD; this is encoded by the exons ATGGTTATGAGCTTTCGGGTGTCGGAGCTGCAGGTTCTGTTGGGATTCGCTGGCTGGAATAAGAGCGGCCGGAAGCACGAGCTCCTCACCAGGGCTCTCCACTTGGTCCGACCCGGCTGCAGCCCGGCCATCCAGATGAAGATCAAAGAGTTGTACCGGAGGAGGTTCCCACGCAAGGTCATCAGCTCCACGGACTTAACCATGTTGCACATGCAGGGGGGGGCTCTGCCCTCTGCCAACTCTCTGGCCCAGGGAGCGGTGTGCCACATGGGCTACGACACCAGCGCTTCCTCCCCCACCGTGTCCTCCTCCATGCTCCCCCCTGTACCCATGCTGGGCCCTAAGCATGAGACTGACCTGTCCCACCTCACCCCCCCCATTCATCCCGTGCACCCCGACGTCAAGATGAAGAGGCTGCCCTTCTATGATGTGTACGACGAGCTGATAAAGCCCACCACTTTGG CTTCCACAAACTCCCAGAGATTTGAAGAGGCGCACTTTAACTTCGCATTAACCCCCCAGCAGGTCCACCAAATCCTCTCCTCTAG GGATATATTGCCTGGAGCAAAGTGTGATTATACAGTCCAAGTGCAGCTAAG GTTCTGCTTGTGTGAGACCAGCTGCCCCCAGGAAGACTATTTCCCCCCCAACCTGTTTGTAAAAGTGAATCAAAAACTGTGCCCCCTGCCT GGGTATTTACCCCCCACAAAGAATGGTGCCGAGCCCAAACGACCGAACAGACCAATCAACATTACGCCGCTCATCCGACTGACATCAACGGTGCCCAACACTATTGTGGTGAACTGGTCGTCCGAGTTTGGCAGG AATTACTCTCTCTCCGTGTACCTGGTTAAACAGCTCACATCCGTCACCTTATTGCAAAAACTCCGAGCAAAGGGCATCCGTAACCCAGACCATTCCAGAGCCTTGA TAAAGGAAAAGCTGACGGCAGATCCCGACAGTGAGATCGCCACCACGAGCCTGCGCGTTTCCCTCATGTGCCCG CTGGGAAAGATGCGCCTGACGGTGCCCTGCAGAGCCATCACCTGCACCCACTTGCAGTGCTTCGACGCGGCGCTCTACCTGCAGATGAACGAGAAGAAGCCGACGTGGACGTGCCCCGTGTGCGACAAGAAGGCGCCGTACGACATGTTGATCATTGATGG CCTCTTCATGGATATCCTCAACTCCTGCACAGACTGCGACGAAATCCAGTTCATGGAAGACGGATCCTGGTGCCCGATGAGACCAAAGAAAGAGAAGCAGGACATTTGCCAGCCGAGCCCATACGGAGGCATCGAGG CCAGTGGCATCTATAGCATGACCCCCGAACTCAAGCACAGCGCAGAGGCCAAGAAGAAGGTGGAGGTGATCGACCTGACTCTGGACAGCTCCTCGGACGAAGAGGAGCCACCGAGCAAGAAGCAGTGCCCCGTTACGTCCGCGGCTATCCCATCGGCCACGGGACCCAAGGG GGTCATCAGCGTTGACCACCAGCCATCGTCCGTATTACGGAGCCCACCCATGGCCACCATAGGCAGCGACTACCTGTCCAGCCTGCCCCTCCCGGATTATCACCGGTCCTACCCTGTCCCACCCGATATCCAAG GGCTGGATCTGTTCTCCTTCCTCCAGGCCGACAGTACG CATTACAGCCCTTCCGTCATCACTTCCCTGGACGAACAGGACGCCCTGAGCCACTTCTTCCAGTACCGGGCACCCCCGGGCCATTACATGAGCCCACTCACCCAGACCATAACGGGGAGCCACGCCACGCCCAGCGGCGCCAGTCGGATCAGTAGCATCGTGTCCACCAGTTCGCTGAGGGAGAGCCACAGTCACAACACGTCGCAGAGCGCCTCCTCGGCGCTACCGGGCTGCCGGCCGGACATCATATCCTTGGACTGA
- the pias3 gene encoding E3 SUMO-protein ligase PIAS3 isoform X2 codes for MVMSFRVSELQVLLGFAGWNKSGRKHELLTRALHLVRPGCSPAIQMKIKELYRRRFPRKVISSTDLTMLHMQGGALPSANSLAQGAVCHMGYDTSASSPTVSSSMLPPVPMLGPKHETDLSHLTPPIHPVHPDVKMKRLPFYDVYDELIKPTTLASTNSQRFEEAHFNFALTPQQVHQILSSRDILPGAKCDYTVQVQLRFCLCETSCPQEDYFPPNLFVKVNQKLCPLPGYLPPTKNGAEPKRPNRPINITPLIRLTSTVPNTIVVNWSSEFGRNYSLSVYLVKQLTSVTLLQKLRAKGIRNPDHSRALIKEKLTADPDSEIATTSLRVSLMCPLGKMRLTVPCRAITCTHLQCFDAALYLQMNEKKPTWTCPVCDKKAPYDMLIIDG; via the exons ATGGTTATGAGCTTTCGGGTGTCGGAGCTGCAGGTTCTGTTGGGATTCGCTGGCTGGAATAAGAGCGGCCGGAAGCACGAGCTCCTCACCAGGGCTCTCCACTTGGTCCGACCCGGCTGCAGCCCGGCCATCCAGATGAAGATCAAAGAGTTGTACCGGAGGAGGTTCCCACGCAAGGTCATCAGCTCCACGGACTTAACCATGTTGCACATGCAGGGGGGGGCTCTGCCCTCTGCCAACTCTCTGGCCCAGGGAGCGGTGTGCCACATGGGCTACGACACCAGCGCTTCCTCCCCCACCGTGTCCTCCTCCATGCTCCCCCCTGTACCCATGCTGGGCCCTAAGCATGAGACTGACCTGTCCCACCTCACCCCCCCCATTCATCCCGTGCACCCCGACGTCAAGATGAAGAGGCTGCCCTTCTATGATGTGTACGACGAGCTGATAAAGCCCACCACTTTGG CTTCCACAAACTCCCAGAGATTTGAAGAGGCGCACTTTAACTTCGCATTAACCCCCCAGCAGGTCCACCAAATCCTCTCCTCTAG GGATATATTGCCTGGAGCAAAGTGTGATTATACAGTCCAAGTGCAGCTAAG GTTCTGCTTGTGTGAGACCAGCTGCCCCCAGGAAGACTATTTCCCCCCCAACCTGTTTGTAAAAGTGAATCAAAAACTGTGCCCCCTGCCT GGGTATTTACCCCCCACAAAGAATGGTGCCGAGCCCAAACGACCGAACAGACCAATCAACATTACGCCGCTCATCCGACTGACATCAACGGTGCCCAACACTATTGTGGTGAACTGGTCGTCCGAGTTTGGCAGG AATTACTCTCTCTCCGTGTACCTGGTTAAACAGCTCACATCCGTCACCTTATTGCAAAAACTCCGAGCAAAGGGCATCCGTAACCCAGACCATTCCAGAGCCTTGA TAAAGGAAAAGCTGACGGCAGATCCCGACAGTGAGATCGCCACCACGAGCCTGCGCGTTTCCCTCATGTGCCCG CTGGGAAAGATGCGCCTGACGGTGCCCTGCAGAGCCATCACCTGCACCCACTTGCAGTGCTTCGACGCGGCGCTCTACCTGCAGATGAACGAGAAGAAGCCGACGTGGACGTGCCCCGTGTGCGACAAGAAGGCGCCGTACGACATGTTGATCATTGATGGGTGA